Proteins from one Pseudomonas bijieensis genomic window:
- the plsB gene encoding glycerol-3-phosphate 1-O-acyltransferase PlsB produces the protein MTRSPFRRLVFGTLRRLLYLWVRSETINQSSFTLNLDRSRPVFYVLQDPSLTDLAVLDTECTKAGLPRPVLPVSVGNLLEPAAFFYLTPAPDWIGRQDKRGAPPTLTRLVNALTHNAAEDAQIIPVSVFWGQSPDSESSPWKLLFADSWAVTGRLRRLLSIMILGRKTRVQFSAPIHLRELIEHDKGHERTVRMAQRILRVHFRNLKAAVIGPDISHRRNLVKGLLNQPLVKQAIAEEAEREKISAEKAKAQALRYGNEIASDYTYTAIRFLEVVLSWFWNKIYDGIKVNHIEGVQNIAQGHEVIYVPCHRSHIDYLLLSYLLFRNGLTPPHIAAGINLNMPVIGGLLRRGGAFFMRRTFKGNPLYTAVFNEYLHTLFTKGFPVEYFVEGGRSRTGRMLQPKTGMLAITLRSFLRSSRMPIVFVPVYIGYERVLEGRTYLGELRGASKKKESIFDIFKVIGALKQRFGQVAVNFGEPIKLAEFLDGEHPDWRQQELGPQFKPAWLNATTHRLGERVARHLNEAAAINPVNLVALALLSTSRLALDDRAMARVLDLYLALLRKVPYSPHTTLPEGDGQALIEHVKGMDLLSEQSDALGKILYLDEQNAVLMTYYRNNVLHIFALPALLASFFQSSSRMSREQILRYTHALYPYLQSELFIRWSLEELDGVVDQWLEAFVEQGLLRFENDLYLRPAPSSRHFVLLTLLSKSIAQTLQRFYMTVSLLLNSGQNTISAEELEDLCTVMAQRLSILHGLNAPEFFDKSLFRHFIQTMLDLDVLRRDEAGKLSYHELLGELAEGAAKRVLPAEIRLSIRQVALHRSEDAAEVAASPGV, from the coding sequence ATGACCCGCTCCCCGTTCCGCCGTCTTGTGTTTGGCACCCTGCGCCGACTGTTGTACCTCTGGGTTCGCTCCGAGACCATCAACCAGTCGTCCTTCACCCTCAACCTCGACCGCAGTCGTCCGGTGTTCTACGTCCTGCAAGATCCTTCGCTCACCGACCTGGCGGTGCTCGACACCGAATGCACCAAGGCTGGCCTGCCCCGTCCGGTGCTGCCAGTCTCGGTGGGTAACCTGCTGGAACCGGCGGCGTTTTTCTACCTGACGCCAGCACCGGACTGGATCGGGCGCCAGGACAAGCGCGGCGCGCCACCGACCCTGACGCGGCTGGTCAATGCCCTGACCCACAACGCCGCCGAAGATGCACAGATCATCCCGGTCAGCGTGTTCTGGGGACAGTCGCCCGACAGCGAATCGAGCCCCTGGAAGCTGTTGTTCGCCGACAGCTGGGCCGTCACCGGGCGTCTGCGCCGCCTGTTGAGCATCATGATCCTGGGACGCAAGACCCGCGTGCAGTTCTCCGCGCCGATCCATCTGCGCGAACTGATCGAACACGACAAGGGCCACGAACGCACCGTGCGCATGGCCCAGCGGATCCTGCGGGTGCACTTCCGCAATTTGAAAGCAGCGGTCATCGGCCCGGACATTTCCCACCGCCGCAACCTGGTCAAGGGCCTGCTGAACCAGCCACTGGTCAAGCAGGCGATTGCCGAGGAAGCCGAGCGGGAAAAAATCTCCGCGGAAAAAGCCAAGGCCCAGGCCCTGCGCTACGGCAACGAGATCGCCTCGGACTACACCTACACCGCGATCCGGTTCCTGGAAGTGGTGCTGAGCTGGTTCTGGAACAAAATCTACGACGGCATCAAGGTCAACCACATCGAAGGCGTGCAGAACATCGCCCAGGGCCACGAAGTCATCTACGTGCCGTGCCACCGCAGTCACATCGACTACCTGCTGCTGTCGTATCTGCTGTTTCGCAACGGCCTGACCCCACCGCACATCGCCGCCGGCATCAACCTCAACATGCCGGTGATCGGCGGCCTGCTGCGCCGTGGCGGGGCGTTCTTCATGCGCCGCACCTTCAAGGGCAACCCGCTCTACACCGCCGTGTTCAACGAATACCTGCACACGCTGTTCACCAAAGGCTTCCCGGTGGAGTACTTCGTCGAGGGCGGTCGCTCGCGCACCGGGCGCATGCTGCAACCCAAGACCGGCATGCTCGCCATCACCTTGCGCAGCTTCCTGCGCTCTTCGCGCATGCCCATCGTCTTCGTGCCGGTCTACATCGGTTATGAGCGTGTACTCGAAGGCCGTACCTACCTGGGCGAATTGCGCGGGGCCAGCAAGAAAAAGGAATCGATCTTCGACATCTTCAAGGTCATCGGCGCCCTCAAGCAACGCTTCGGCCAGGTGGCGGTGAACTTCGGCGAACCGATCAAGCTGGCGGAATTCCTCGACGGTGAACATCCGGATTGGCGCCAACAGGAACTGGGCCCGCAATTCAAACCGGCCTGGCTCAACGCGACCACCCACCGCCTCGGCGAGCGCGTGGCCCGACATCTGAACGAGGCCGCGGCCATCAACCCGGTCAACCTCGTCGCCCTGGCGCTGCTGTCAACCAGTCGCCTAGCCCTGGACGACCGCGCCATGGCCCGGGTGTTGGACCTGTACCTGGCGCTGCTGCGAAAAGTCCCGTACTCGCCCCACACCACCCTGCCCGAAGGCGATGGCCAGGCGCTGATCGAGCACGTGAAGGGCATGGACCTGCTGTCGGAACAGAGTGATGCCCTGGGCAAGATTCTGTACCTGGACGAGCAGAACGCGGTACTGATGACCTACTACCGCAACAACGTGCTGCACATCTTCGCCCTGCCGGCGTTGCTGGCGAGTTTCTTCCAGAGCAGCTCGCGCATGAGCCGTGAACAGATCCTGCGCTACACCCATGCGCTGTACCCGTACCTGCAATCGGAGTTGTTCATTCGCTGGTCGCTGGAAGAACTGGATGGCGTGGTCGACCAGTGGCTCGAAGCGTTCGTCGAACAGGGCCTGCTGCGTTTCGAAAACGACCTGTACCTGCGTCCGGCGCCGAGCTCGCGGCACTTCGTGCTGCTGACCCTGCTGTCCAAAAGCATCGCCCAGACCTTGCAGCGCTTCTACATGACCGTCTCGCTACTGCTCAACAGCGGCCAGAACACCATCAGCGCCGAAGAACTGGAGGACCTCTGCACCGTCATGGCCCAGCGCCTGTCGATCCTGCATGGCCTGAACGCGCCGGAGTTCTTCGACAAGAGCCTGTTCCGCCACTTCATCCAGACGATGCTGGACCTCGATGTGCTGCGCCGCGACGAAGCCGGCAAACTCAGCTACCACGAGCTGCTGGGCGAACTGGCCGAAGGCGCGGCCAAGCGGGTGCTGCCGGCGGAAATTCGCCTGTCGATCCGCCAGGTGGCGCTGCATCGCAGTGAAGATGCGGCGGAGGTCGCCGCCAGTCCTGGCGTTTGA
- a CDS encoding YbaY family lipoprotein encodes MKKIALLASMALLAACQSATPPSTTASLDGEVFYLQRIALPPNATLSVSLQDVSLADAPAVVLDEQSGPIKGQVPLPFHLSYDPAQVKPGHRYAVSARIEVDGQLMFITTEQHAVQLDGKDPQPLKVRVNAAR; translated from the coding sequence ATGAAAAAAATAGCTCTGCTTGCATCCATGGCGTTACTGGCCGCTTGCCAATCGGCAACGCCACCCTCCACCACCGCATCCCTGGATGGCGAAGTGTTCTACCTGCAACGCATCGCCCTGCCGCCCAACGCTACCTTGAGCGTGAGCCTGCAGGACGTTTCCCTGGCCGATGCCCCCGCCGTGGTGCTCGATGAGCAGAGCGGCCCGATCAAAGGCCAGGTCCCGCTGCCGTTCCACCTCAGTTATGATCCCGCCCAGGTCAAGCCCGGCCATCGTTATGCCGTGAGCGCCCGCATCGAAGTGGACGGCCAGTTGATGTTCATCACTACCGAACAGCACGCCGTACAACTCGATGGCAAGGATCCGCAGCCGTTGAAGGTCCGCGTCAACGCCGCACGCTGA
- a CDS encoding DUF4197 domain-containing protein translates to MLRSTLRFTGLCAGLLICANAMALSLGDLSQKDAAGGLKDALTQGAQVAVKQLGTPGGFSNNPDVKIELPGKLGKVASKMKAFGMGDQVDQLETSMNQAAEAAVVQAQPILVNAVKNMSVDDAKGILSGGNDSATQYLNKSSREQIRAKFLPIVKQATDKVGLAQKYNAFAGQAATFGVLDTKSANIENYVTEQALDGLFEMIGKQEAAIRQNPAAAATSLAKKVFGTL, encoded by the coding sequence ATGCTTCGCTCTACCCTCCGTTTCACCGGCCTGTGCGCAGGCCTGTTGATCTGCGCCAATGCCATGGCCCTGTCCCTGGGCGACCTGTCGCAAAAAGACGCCGCGGGCGGCCTCAAGGATGCCTTGACCCAAGGCGCACAGGTTGCGGTCAAGCAACTGGGTACACCCGGCGGCTTCAGCAACAACCCGGATGTGAAGATCGAACTGCCAGGCAAGCTGGGCAAAGTCGCCAGCAAGATGAAAGCCTTCGGCATGGGAGACCAGGTCGATCAATTGGAAACCAGCATGAACCAGGCCGCCGAAGCCGCCGTGGTCCAGGCCCAGCCGATCCTGGTCAATGCCGTGAAGAACATGAGCGTGGACGATGCCAAGGGGATCTTGAGCGGCGGTAACGACTCGGCGACGCAATACCTGAACAAGAGCAGTCGCGAACAGATCCGCGCCAAGTTCCTGCCCATCGTCAAGCAAGCCACCGACAAGGTCGGCCTGGCGCAGAAGTACAACGCCTTCGCCGGCCAGGCCGCGACCTTCGGCGTGCTCGACACCAAAAGCGCCAACATCGAAAACTACGTGACCGAGCAGGCGCTGGACGGATTGTTTGAGATGATCGGCAAGCAGGAAGCCGCCATTCGCCAGAACCCGGCAGCTGCAGCGACCAGTTTGGCGAAGAAGGTTTTCGGTACGCTCTAG
- a CDS encoding efflux RND transporter permease subunit: protein MGFNLSEWALRNRQIVLFLMLLLAIVGALSYTKLGQSEDPPFTFKAMVIRTNWPGATAEEVSRQVTERIEKKLMETGDYERIVSFSRPGESQVTFMARDSLHSAQIPELWYQIRKKISDIRHTLPPGIQGPFFNDEFGTTFGNIYALTGDGFDYAVLKDYADRIQIQLQRVKDVGKVELIGLQDEKIWIELSNVKLATLGLPLAAVQQALEEQNAVSTAGFFETDSERLQLRVSGNFQSVEEIRNFPIRVADRTFRISDVADVRRGFNDPPAPRMRFMGEDAIGLAVAMKDGGDILVLGKALEVDFARIQDTLPAGMQLRKVSDQPAAVKTGVGEFVQVLVEALTIVLLVSFFSLGLRTGMVVALAIPLVLAMTFAAMYYLGIGLHKISLGALVLALGLLVDDAIIAVEMMAIKMEQGFDRIKAASFAWTSTAFPMLTGTLITAAGFLPIATAQSGTGEYTRSIFQVVTLALLASWVAAVVFVPYLGEKLLPDLAKIHAAKHGTADGQTDPYGTPFYQRVRRMVEWCVRRRKTVLTLTVLLFVGSVVLFRFVPQQFFPASGRLELMVDLKLQEGASLSNTAEQVKRLEALLKDHAGIDNYVAYVGTGSPRFYLPLDQQLPASSFAQFVVLAKTIEDREPLRSWLITTLNEQFPTLRSRVTRLENGPPVGYPVQFRVTGEHIEVVRALARKVATKVRENPYVANVHLDWEEPSKVVYLNVDQDRARALGVSTANLASFLRSSLTGSSVSQYREDNELIEILLRGTVHERTELSLLSSLAVPTDNGRSVALSQIATLEYGFEEGVIWHRNRLPSVTVRADIYGKEQPATLVQQIFPTLDPIRAELPSGYLLEVGGTVEDSARGQKSVNAGVPLFIVVVLTLLMLQLRSFSRTAMVFLTAPLGLIGVTLFLLVFRQPFGFVAMLGTIALSGMIMRNSVILVDQIEQDIKAGLSPWQAIIEATVRRFRPIVLTALAAVLAMIPLSRSLFFGPMAVAIMGGLIVATALTLLFLPALYAAWFRVKKT from the coding sequence ATGGGTTTCAATCTTTCCGAATGGGCGCTGCGCAACCGCCAGATCGTACTGTTCCTGATGCTGTTGCTGGCCATCGTTGGCGCGCTTTCCTACACCAAGCTCGGCCAGAGCGAAGACCCGCCATTCACTTTCAAGGCCATGGTGATCCGTACCAACTGGCCGGGCGCCACGGCCGAGGAAGTCTCGCGCCAGGTCACTGAGCGCATCGAAAAGAAGCTGATGGAAACCGGCGATTACGAAAGGATCGTTTCGTTCTCCCGGCCGGGGGAGTCCCAAGTGACTTTCATGGCGCGCGACTCCCTGCATTCGGCGCAGATCCCGGAGCTGTGGTACCAGATCCGCAAGAAGATCAGTGACATCCGCCATACCTTGCCGCCAGGTATCCAGGGGCCATTTTTCAACGATGAGTTCGGGACTACCTTCGGCAATATCTACGCCTTGACCGGCGATGGTTTCGACTACGCCGTGCTCAAGGACTACGCCGATCGCATCCAGATCCAGCTGCAGCGGGTCAAGGACGTGGGCAAGGTCGAACTGATCGGTTTGCAGGACGAGAAGATCTGGATCGAGCTGTCGAACGTGAAGCTGGCGACCCTTGGCCTGCCCTTGGCGGCGGTACAGCAGGCCCTGGAGGAGCAGAATGCGGTATCGACCGCGGGCTTCTTCGAAACCGACAGCGAGCGATTGCAGCTACGGGTTTCGGGGAATTTCCAGAGCGTGGAAGAGATCCGCAACTTCCCGATCCGGGTCGCCGATCGTACGTTCCGTATCAGTGATGTGGCGGATGTGCGCCGGGGTTTCAACGACCCACCGGCGCCACGCATGCGTTTCATGGGCGAAGACGCCATCGGCCTGGCCGTGGCGATGAAGGACGGTGGTGACATCCTGGTCCTGGGCAAGGCCCTTGAGGTCGATTTTGCCCGTATCCAGGATACGCTCCCGGCCGGCATGCAATTGCGCAAGGTGTCGGACCAGCCGGCGGCGGTGAAGACCGGGGTCGGTGAGTTCGTCCAGGTGCTGGTGGAAGCGCTGACGATTGTATTGCTGGTGAGCTTCTTCTCCCTGGGCCTGCGCACCGGGATGGTGGTGGCCCTGGCGATTCCGCTGGTGCTGGCGATGACCTTCGCGGCGATGTATTACCTGGGGATCGGCCTGCACAAGATTTCCCTCGGCGCGCTGGTACTGGCGCTGGGGCTGCTGGTGGACGATGCGATCATCGCGGTGGAGATGATGGCGATCAAGATGGAGCAGGGCTTCGACCGGATCAAGGCCGCCAGTTTTGCGTGGACCAGCACGGCGTTCCCGATGCTCACCGGTACGTTGATCACGGCGGCGGGGTTCTTGCCGATCGCCACCGCGCAATCGGGCACCGGCGAGTACACCCGTTCGATTTTCCAGGTCGTGACCTTGGCATTGCTGGCGTCCTGGGTGGCTGCCGTGGTGTTTGTGCCGTACCTGGGGGAAAAACTCCTGCCGGACCTGGCGAAAATTCACGCGGCCAAACATGGCACGGCTGACGGCCAGACCGACCCTTACGGCACGCCGTTTTATCAGCGTGTCCGGCGGATGGTGGAGTGGTGCGTGCGTCGTCGCAAAACCGTCCTCACCCTGACCGTGCTGTTGTTCGTGGGCTCGGTGGTGTTGTTCCGTTTCGTGCCGCAGCAATTCTTCCCGGCGTCGGGACGGCTGGAGTTGATGGTGGACCTGAAACTGCAGGAAGGTGCCTCCCTGAGCAACACCGCCGAGCAGGTCAAGCGCCTTGAAGCGCTGCTCAAGGACCACGCCGGCATCGACAATTACGTGGCTTATGTCGGCACCGGTTCACCGCGTTTCTACCTGCCGCTGGATCAACAACTGCCAGCGTCCAGCTTCGCCCAGTTCGTGGTGCTGGCCAAGACCATCGAAGATCGCGAGCCGTTGCGCAGTTGGCTGATCACTACCCTGAACGAACAGTTCCCGACCCTGCGCTCGCGGGTCACACGCCTGGAAAACGGCCCGCCGGTCGGCTACCCGGTGCAGTTCCGCGTTACTGGTGAACACATCGAAGTGGTCCGGGCCCTGGCACGCAAAGTGGCGACGAAAGTTCGAGAAAACCCTTACGTGGCCAATGTGCATCTGGACTGGGAAGAGCCGAGCAAGGTGGTGTACCTGAACGTCGACCAGGACCGTGCCCGGGCCCTGGGTGTCAGCACCGCCAATCTGGCGAGTTTCCTGCGCAGCTCCCTCACGGGCTCCAGCGTCAGCCAGTATCGCGAAGACAATGAGCTGATCGAAATCCTGCTGCGCGGCACGGTGCATGAGCGCACCGAATTGTCATTGCTGTCGAGCCTGGCGGTGCCGACCGACAACGGCAGGAGCGTTGCCCTGTCGCAGATCGCGACCTTGGAATACGGTTTCGAAGAGGGGGTGATCTGGCACCGCAACCGTCTGCCGAGCGTGACCGTACGGGCCGATATCTATGGCAAGGAGCAACCGGCGACCCTGGTGCAGCAGATCTTCCCGACCCTGGACCCGATTCGTGCCGAACTGCCGTCCGGTTACTTGCTCGAGGTGGGCGGTACAGTAGAGGATTCGGCTCGCGGCCAGAAATCGGTGAATGCCGGTGTGCCGCTGTTCATCGTGGTGGTGTTGACGTTGCTGATGCTGCAGCTGCGCAGCTTCTCGCGCACGGCCATGGTGTTTCTCACCGCGCCCTTGGGGCTGATCGGCGTCACCCTGTTCCTGCTGGTGTTCCGCCAGCCGTTCGGTTTCGTCGCCATGCTCGGCACTATCGCGCTGTCGGGGATGATCATGCGCAACTCGGTGATCCTGGTGGACCAGATCGAACAGGACATCAAGGCGGGGCTGTCGCCCTGGCAGGCGATCATCGAAGCGACGGTCCGCCGCTTCCGCCCGATCGTACTCACCGCGCTGGCGGCGGTGCTGGCCATGATCCCGCTGTCGCGCAGCCTATTCTTCGGGCCGATGGCCGTGGCAATCATGGGGGGCTTGATCGTGGCGACGGCGTTGACGCTGTTGTTCCTGCCGGCGTTGTATGCGGCGTGGTTCAGGGTCAAGAAGACTTGA